In the Paramormyrops kingsleyae isolate MSU_618 chromosome 6, PKINGS_0.4, whole genome shotgun sequence genome, one interval contains:
- the LOC140591729 gene encoding uncharacterized protein isoform X1 produces the protein MIVKVQYQTIRKYIKIPKASFEDFITEVKVKFTIPSNKVVKVTDDTGTEVDEDVFADLLTSKDICFVILDDSDGISTSNSSTTLTDTTSLSSSSRESDSESCNPQKRVRREEEVLQCSAAKDMVYKILLSKPGGIAVLTEYEETGTICDSSRRQMVNILAAQMTESEGRIPQRITKEKYALGIITLFLALKDPFSKKGYEHFYDSQSGSGFLAWRIKTIQRKTKLPVKSSQPPVETTGGATLDRNIHHLQSSEESFQEAIALMNHISDRETILLKMRETFEYRQRLVHNPETSGTVLSVFPRLLDTQGLILQDFSLLFGDEIAVRLLEKWHTSFKAKVIKEAETLTCTPLIQRLLRSAKDQQGEQTVDYSAEWDSDMASLLLLLHISPILLHHPHLMGGRKCRGSVHAKLWTMW, from the exons ATGATTGTAAAAGTGCAATACCAGACGATCAGAAAATACATCAAAATCCCCAAAGCTTCCTTTGAGGACTTTATCACAgaag tcAAAGTAAAATTCACTATACCATCTAACAAAGTGGTAAAAGTTACTGATGACACTGGGACAGAAGTTGATGAAGATGTATTTGCTGATCTTCTGACGTCAAAGGACATATGCTTTGTCATCTTGGATGACAGTGATG GTATTTCCACTAGCAATTCCTCAACCACCTTGACAGACACAACGTCCTTGTCCTCCTCAAGCAGAGAGAGTGACAGTGAAAGTTGTAACCCACAGAAACGGGTAAGAAGAGAGGAGGAGGTGTTGCAGTGTTCAGCAGCCAAAGAC ATGGTGTACAAGATTCTCCTCTCAAAACCTGGAGGGATAGCAGTGCTTACAGAATATGAGGAGACAGGAACAATTTGTGACAGCTCAAGAAGGCAAATGGTGAACATCCTTGCTGCACAAATGACAGAATCAGAAGG gAGGATTCCACAGCGAATTACAAAGGAAAAATATGCTCTTGGAATAATCACTTTGTTTCTAGCACTTAAAGATCCTTTTTCAAAAAAAGGATAT GAGCATTTCTATGACAGTCAAAGTGGATCTGGCTTCTTGGCGTGGCGCATAAAAACCATTCAGCGAAAGACAAAGCTTCCTGTGAAGTCATCTCAACCACCAGTTGAAACAACTGGAGGCGCCACTCTTGATAGGAACATCCACCACCTTCAGTCGTCAGAAGAGTCCTTCCAGGAGGCAATAGCATTAATGAACCACATCAGTGACAGAGAGACTATATTGCTGAAAATGCGCGAGACGTTTGAATATAGGCAGCGGCTTGTCCATAATCCTGAGACATCTGGTACAGTACTCTCAGTGTTCCCTCGGCTGTTAGATACACAGGGATTG ATACTTCAAGACTTCAGTCTTCTCTTTGGTGATGAAATAGCAGTCAGACTCCTGGAGAAATGGCATACTTCATTCAAGGCAAAGGTGATTAAAGAAGCAGAGACCCTTACATGCACCCCCCTCATACAACGGCTACTGAGATCAGCCAAGGACCAGCAAGGAGAGCAAACAGTCGATTATTCTGCAG AGTGGGATAGTGACATGGCATCACTCCTTCTCTTGTTGCACATCTCCCCCATCTTGTTGCACCACCCCCATCTCATGGGAGGAAGAAAATGCAGAGGATCAGTGCATGCCAAGCTGTGGACCATGTGGTGA
- the LOC140591729 gene encoding uncharacterized protein isoform X3, whose protein sequence is MIVKVQYQTIRKYIKIPKASFEDFITEGISTSNSSTTLTDTTSLSSSSRESDSESCNPQKRVRREEEVLQCSAAKDMVYKILLSKPGGIAVLTEYEETGTICDSSRRQMVNILAAQMTESEGRIPQRITKEKYALGIITLFLALKDPFSKKGYEHFYDSQSGSGFLAWRIKTIQRKTKLPVKSSQPPVETTGGATLDRNIHHLQSSEESFQEAIALMNHISDRETILLKMRETFEYRQRLVHNPETSGTVLSVFPRLLDTQGLILQDFSLLFGDEIAVRLLEKWHTSFKAKVIKEAETLTCTPLIQRLLRSAKDQQGEQTVDYSAEWDSDMASLLLLLHISPILLHHPHLMGGRKCRGSVHAKLWTMW, encoded by the exons ATGATTGTAAAAGTGCAATACCAGACGATCAGAAAATACATCAAAATCCCCAAAGCTTCCTTTGAGGACTTTATCACAgaag GTATTTCCACTAGCAATTCCTCAACCACCTTGACAGACACAACGTCCTTGTCCTCCTCAAGCAGAGAGAGTGACAGTGAAAGTTGTAACCCACAGAAACGGGTAAGAAGAGAGGAGGAGGTGTTGCAGTGTTCAGCAGCCAAAGAC ATGGTGTACAAGATTCTCCTCTCAAAACCTGGAGGGATAGCAGTGCTTACAGAATATGAGGAGACAGGAACAATTTGTGACAGCTCAAGAAGGCAAATGGTGAACATCCTTGCTGCACAAATGACAGAATCAGAAGG gAGGATTCCACAGCGAATTACAAAGGAAAAATATGCTCTTGGAATAATCACTTTGTTTCTAGCACTTAAAGATCCTTTTTCAAAAAAAGGATAT GAGCATTTCTATGACAGTCAAAGTGGATCTGGCTTCTTGGCGTGGCGCATAAAAACCATTCAGCGAAAGACAAAGCTTCCTGTGAAGTCATCTCAACCACCAGTTGAAACAACTGGAGGCGCCACTCTTGATAGGAACATCCACCACCTTCAGTCGTCAGAAGAGTCCTTCCAGGAGGCAATAGCATTAATGAACCACATCAGTGACAGAGAGACTATATTGCTGAAAATGCGCGAGACGTTTGAATATAGGCAGCGGCTTGTCCATAATCCTGAGACATCTGGTACAGTACTCTCAGTGTTCCCTCGGCTGTTAGATACACAGGGATTG ATACTTCAAGACTTCAGTCTTCTCTTTGGTGATGAAATAGCAGTCAGACTCCTGGAGAAATGGCATACTTCATTCAAGGCAAAGGTGATTAAAGAAGCAGAGACCCTTACATGCACCCCCCTCATACAACGGCTACTGAGATCAGCCAAGGACCAGCAAGGAGAGCAAACAGTCGATTATTCTGCAG AGTGGGATAGTGACATGGCATCACTCCTTCTCTTGTTGCACATCTCCCCCATCTTGTTGCACCACCCCCATCTCATGGGAGGAAGAAAATGCAGAGGATCAGTGCATGCCAAGCTGTGGACCATGTGGTGA
- the LOC140591845 gene encoding LOW QUALITY PROTEIN: zinc finger protein basonuclin-2-like (The sequence of the model RefSeq protein was modified relative to this genomic sequence to represent the inferred CDS: inserted 1 base in 1 codon; substituted 1 base at 1 genomic stop codon), whose product MQDAAGKVLDHWTIMSREEEIXSIXEKEGQAIAVPSSKTDSDIRTFIESNNCSRSPSLLTHLENSSLSTIHHFQNIPNSLAFLLPFQYINPVSAPMLGLPQNGLMLEQPGHRPRESSLPNLSDPNESSESEVSLSPFRYGQSPGLGGTGVTVAIEPKPEPASVTTISPTPTSQQPQQQQAPMQQQQLAGLSEQHAFVKSEQAKSIVTSSFSSKMHRMRRMGSISRKGRVCCNACGKTFYDKGTQRIHYNAVHLKIKHRCTIEGCNMVFSSLRSLNRHSANPNPRLHMPMLRNNRDKDLIRSSVGSGTSVISSTKSSLTLTSLGRPPLGFTTPPLEPMLQSPLQSSLIFPSLKSVQPVQPIPPFYCALLSPGDLVSSSVSLPTSSILPPASNNMSLMEQQASASGSRNPLVAEAGLVSHKLPGTGIQEHFVDPTPKKKPRKSSMPVKIEKEVISVADVFDDKEEEEEDEEGVRVLNGMTSTQGCHHPHSHLYNNSNHSGGSSQASPSRDEVSPGLALRSILQLEQDEARTTSKRWRGPAKGRVAQTGQTGCKGTRFKTVHLHQMQRRKVPGCSLTFSSTRSCNQQSRTPACAGMWPNDCPPPPGLLLSHCTCGSL is encoded by the exons ATGCAG GATGCTGCAGGCAAGGTTCTGGACCACTGGACTATCATGTCCCGGGAGGAGGAGA TGTCCATCTAGGAGAAAGAAGGCCAGGCCATCGCAGTGCCCTCATCAAAGACTGACTCTGACATCAGGACTTTCATCGAGAGCAACAACTGCTCTCGTAGCCCCAGCCTGCTGACGCACCTCGAGAACAGCAGTCTCTCCACTATACACCACTTTCAGAACATCCCCAACAGCCTGGCCTTCCTGCTTCCTTTCCAGTACATCAACCCAGTGTCTGCCCCCATGCTGGGTCTGCCCCAAAATGGGCTCATGCTGGAGCAGCCAGGTCACAGGCCACGGGAGTCCAGTCTGCCAAACCTGAGTGACCCCAACGAGAGCAGTGAGTCGGAGGTGTCTCTCTCACCGTTCCGCTATGGGCAAAGCCCAGGCCTGGGGGGCACCGGTGTCACCGTGGCGATCGAGCCTAAGCCTGAGCCTGCTAGCGTAACAACCATCTCCCCgacccccacctcccagcagcctcaacagcagcaagcaccaatgcagcagcagcagctggctgGACTGAGTGAGCAACATGCATTTGTTAAGAGTGAGCAAGCCAAGAGCATCGTTACCTCGTCCTTCTCCTCCAAGATGCATCGCATGCGGCGCATGGGTTCTATCTCACGCAAGGGCCGAGTGTGCTGCAACGCATGCGGCAAGACCTTCTATGACAAGGGCACCCAGAGGATCCACTACAATGCTGTGCACCTGAAGATCAAGCACCGCTGCACTATCGAGGGCTGCAACATGGTGTTCAGCTCCCTGCGCAGCCTCAACCGGCACAGcgccaaccctaacccccgacTACACATGCCCATGCTGAGGAACAACCGTGACAAGGACCTCATCCGCTCCAGCGTTGGCTCTGGCACATCTGTCATCTCCAGCACCAAAAGCAGTTTGACTCTGACCAGCCTGGGACGGCCACCTCTTGGCTTCACTACCCCACCGCTCGAGCCCATGCTGCAGTCTCCCCTGCAAAGTTCTCTGATCTTCCCATCCTTGAAATCAGTCCAGCCAGTACAACCGATACCCCCATTCTATTGTGCGCTGTTGTCCCCTGGGGATCTTGTCAGTTCATCGGTCTCCCTGCCCACCAGCTCCATACTCCCTCCGGCCTCTAACAACATGTCTCTCATGGAGCAGCAGGCCTCGGCCTCTGGCTCCCGCAATCCTCTAGTGGCCGAGGCAGGGCTTGTCAGCCACAAGCTGCCTGGTACTGGCATCCAGGAACATTTTGTTGACCCCACACCCAAGAAGAAGCCCCGCAAATCCAGCATGCCAGTGAAAATTGAGAAGGAGGTCATCAGCGTGGCTGATGTGTTCGAcgacaaagaggaggaggaggaggatgaggaaggggTCAGGGTCCTGAATGGAATGACTAGCACCCAGGGATGCCACCATCCACATTCCCACCTTTACAACAACAGCAACCACAGTGGGGGCAGCAGCCAAGCATCTCCCAGCCGGGATGAGGTGAGCCCTGGGCTGGCACTGAGGAGCATtctccagctggagcaggatgAAGCTCGGACTACCAGCAAGAGGTGGAGGGGGCCAGCGAAGGGGAGGGTGGCTCAAACAGGGCAGACTGG CTGCAAGGGCACTCGCTTCAAGACGGTACATCTGCACCAGATGCAGCGCCGCAAGGTTCCGGGCTGCAGCCTCACATTCTCCTCGACGCGGAGCTGCAACCAGCAGAGCAGAACCCCAGCCTGCGCCGGCATGTGGCCAAatgactgccccccacccccaggcctccTACTTTCACACTGTACTTGTGGAAGTCTCTAG
- the LOC140591729 gene encoding uncharacterized protein isoform X2, whose translation MIVKVQYQTIRKYIKIPKASFEDFITEVKVKFTIPSNKVVKVTDDTGTEVDEDVFADLLTSKDICFVILDDSDGISTSNSSTTLTDTTSLSSSSRESDSESCNPQKRVRREEEVLQCSAAKDMVYKILLSKPGGIAVLTEYEETGTICDSSRRQMVNILAAQMTESEGRIPQRITKEKYALGIITLFLALKDPFSKKGYEHFYDSQSGSGFLAWRIKTIQRKTKLPVKSSQPPVETTGGATLDRNIHHLQSSEESFQEAIALMNHISDRETILLKMRETFEYRQRLVHNPETSGTVLSVFPRLLDTQGLILQDFSLLFGDEIAVRLLEKWHTSFKAKVIKEAETLTCTPLIQRLLRSAKDQQGEQTVDYSAGRKCRGSVHAKLWTMW comes from the exons ATGATTGTAAAAGTGCAATACCAGACGATCAGAAAATACATCAAAATCCCCAAAGCTTCCTTTGAGGACTTTATCACAgaag tcAAAGTAAAATTCACTATACCATCTAACAAAGTGGTAAAAGTTACTGATGACACTGGGACAGAAGTTGATGAAGATGTATTTGCTGATCTTCTGACGTCAAAGGACATATGCTTTGTCATCTTGGATGACAGTGATG GTATTTCCACTAGCAATTCCTCAACCACCTTGACAGACACAACGTCCTTGTCCTCCTCAAGCAGAGAGAGTGACAGTGAAAGTTGTAACCCACAGAAACGGGTAAGAAGAGAGGAGGAGGTGTTGCAGTGTTCAGCAGCCAAAGAC ATGGTGTACAAGATTCTCCTCTCAAAACCTGGAGGGATAGCAGTGCTTACAGAATATGAGGAGACAGGAACAATTTGTGACAGCTCAAGAAGGCAAATGGTGAACATCCTTGCTGCACAAATGACAGAATCAGAAGG gAGGATTCCACAGCGAATTACAAAGGAAAAATATGCTCTTGGAATAATCACTTTGTTTCTAGCACTTAAAGATCCTTTTTCAAAAAAAGGATAT GAGCATTTCTATGACAGTCAAAGTGGATCTGGCTTCTTGGCGTGGCGCATAAAAACCATTCAGCGAAAGACAAAGCTTCCTGTGAAGTCATCTCAACCACCAGTTGAAACAACTGGAGGCGCCACTCTTGATAGGAACATCCACCACCTTCAGTCGTCAGAAGAGTCCTTCCAGGAGGCAATAGCATTAATGAACCACATCAGTGACAGAGAGACTATATTGCTGAAAATGCGCGAGACGTTTGAATATAGGCAGCGGCTTGTCCATAATCCTGAGACATCTGGTACAGTACTCTCAGTGTTCCCTCGGCTGTTAGATACACAGGGATTG ATACTTCAAGACTTCAGTCTTCTCTTTGGTGATGAAATAGCAGTCAGACTCCTGGAGAAATGGCATACTTCATTCAAGGCAAAGGTGATTAAAGAAGCAGAGACCCTTACATGCACCCCCCTCATACAACGGCTACTGAGATCAGCCAAGGACCAGCAAGGAGAGCAAACAGTCGATTATTCTGCAG GAAGAAAATGCAGAGGATCAGTGCATGCCAAGCTGTGGACCATGTGGTGA